The following coding sequences lie in one Allochromatium vinosum DSM 180 genomic window:
- the asd gene encoding aspartate-semialdehyde dehydrogenase has product MKRVGFVGWRGMVGSVLMERMRAENDFARLAEPVFFTTSQVGQPGPDVGQGASPLLDAESLDALREMDAIVTCQGGDYTKSIHPRLRASGWNGYWIDAASSLRMEPDATIILDPVNRPVIDAALDSGKRDFIGGNCTVSLMLMAIGGLFREGLVEWVSAMTYQAASGAGAKNMRELLAQMGALHGSVESLLADPASAILDIDRRVTETLRDPGFPTESFGVPLAGSLIPWIDTQLDNGQSREEWKGQAETNRILGRTDQPIPVDGLCVRVGAMRCHSQGLTIKLNRDIALSEIESLIASANDWVRVVPNDRAVTMRDLSPAAVTGSLHVPVGRLRTMNMGSRYLSAFTVGDQLLWGAAEPLRRMLMILLDR; this is encoded by the coding sequence ATGAAGCGGGTTGGTTTCGTCGGTTGGCGCGGCATGGTGGGCTCGGTCCTGATGGAGCGAATGCGCGCCGAGAACGACTTCGCGCGCCTCGCGGAGCCGGTCTTCTTCACCACCTCCCAGGTCGGCCAGCCCGGCCCGGACGTCGGTCAGGGCGCCTCGCCCCTGCTCGACGCCGAGTCGCTCGACGCCCTGCGCGAAATGGATGCGATCGTCACCTGTCAGGGCGGCGACTACACCAAGTCGATCCATCCGCGCCTGCGTGCCAGCGGCTGGAACGGCTACTGGATCGATGCGGCCTCGTCACTGCGCATGGAGCCCGACGCCACCATCATCCTCGATCCGGTCAACCGCCCGGTGATCGATGCGGCCCTGGACTCCGGCAAGCGCGACTTCATCGGCGGCAACTGCACCGTGAGCCTGATGCTGATGGCCATCGGCGGACTGTTCCGCGAGGGTCTGGTCGAGTGGGTCAGCGCCATGACCTATCAGGCCGCCTCGGGCGCGGGCGCCAAGAACATGCGCGAACTGCTGGCCCAGATGGGCGCGCTGCACGGCTCGGTCGAATCGCTGCTGGCCGATCCGGCCTCGGCGATCCTCGATATCGACCGGCGCGTGACCGAGACTCTGCGCGATCCCGGATTCCCCACCGAAAGCTTCGGCGTTCCGCTCGCCGGCAGCCTCATTCCCTGGATCGACACCCAGCTCGACAACGGCCAGAGTCGTGAAGAGTGGAAAGGACAGGCCGAGACGAATAGAATCCTTGGCCGGACCGACCAACCGATCCCGGTCGATGGACTCTGTGTGCGTGTCGGCGCCATGCGCTGCCACAGCCAGGGTCTGACCATCAAGCTCAACCGCGACATCGCCCTGAGCGAGATCGAGTCACTGATCGCAAGCGCCAACGATTGGGTGCGCGTGGTGCCGAACGATCGAGCCGTCACGATGCGTGACTTGTCGCCCGCCGCCGTGACCGGTTCGCTCCATGTCCCGGTCGGGCGCTTGAGAACGATGAATATGGGGAGCCGCTACCTGTCGGCCTTCACCGTCGGCGATCAGTTGCTCTGGGGCGCGGCCGAACCTCTGCGTCGCATGCTGATGATCCTGCTGGATCGCTGA